A genomic stretch from Diprion similis isolate iyDipSimi1 chromosome 1, iyDipSimi1.1, whole genome shotgun sequence includes:
- the LOC124415874 gene encoding F-actin-uncapping protein LRRC16A isoform X1, protein MSTRSQLTKDLNESVKSLLGKHVKILLKNVVRLETKQDKQDNRVLVFSPCRLFLLTAKVPTRIDCHFHYLEITAVESKRGNQLSLTVGDRIYSFTTMGGGIDTAEVDAMIEALHTAIRNIFPTVPLNYIIRKIDVIPTSRLQSIRSSELARSTEATRHTGPCGGFSTQYACMCDLHGVPYRDEVAWDVDTIYLSHDTRELNLRDFDHLEQKDLVPIISALEYNTWFTKLRASHIKLSHEHLERLLHVMRRSLSIQEIYLDNLGFKWDFAHKLSIALISNTNTMLHTIDLSNNMIEDKGASSLCGIIAKLMQGATHLSGLMGKLPKGLQKLNLAHCGLTGKGINQIAHALSLNRSMPSSLQYLNLSGNSLKDDVNNLCNFLAQPNSLTHLDLSGTDTTLECLFGALLRGCATNLVHLNVARNSFSSKKTKEIPPSFKQFFTATLSLKYMNISFCKLPLEGLKNLLLGLACNESTVELELDMSGNNLGSMGAHVLESCIHGVRCISSLDISDSNMDVDLAQVITAVSKNKSIKQLYMGRNLAGMKTKHIAVVMEALVTMMQEDDCVLQALHLPDSRLKSDLFNLINALGSNTCLHTLDISGNQIGDAGARLLAKALQINNHLKNIIYDRNNITIQGYSDIAYALENNYSVRHMPFPIFDAQPCMKTSAEKTELLMKKIQDLLQRNVTPNKYSHGQAFRLQQGFLLSSTQQMVDRLVVQTQDTIKALAAESCDANNDINYATGLIQDADNSKQLLPRLHEVVTRRDDSSPIEIKLKETADEIHRVVTGYLQDSLDSILKCAIEQCPTVLNQTVIRGDESEPISVEYDLRSSCREKNQISTDFIYTSIFEQAGTDIINKVNELNLAVAAHVSDRITDEVIESLSRSYKTLIGDAGCRTRSSTPDVLRSSGSVSAGVSSMGGVLIKPAGRASLDSEEEGAASLSFTDTISQQSSDQSPMKLEYLNLATPHLSNKRKSLHGRKLRPKSVVDSIEGLSADDIPDLLPSLPKNQAEVISENEHSLTESLDSVSELPNTVGPQLQHLVKSRPRRTKTRAPTRPMLRPDQLADGLAIGEGLDTFFRPTTPTTPLVSPTSDDSSLHTFPTDGSPNLSLTSHKGVAFDVKVDGDKKQGRSSPMLKTLLEPTPRSRSIDNLEKFSPLIGRRSQGDSPLTASPLARRNTTESAQSSETGGTKKDISNESIKDGLVDVSKRSTLPIVNSGCPKDETNSLIHSGTTGSFKEGFMDNVKRSINNVLHVSKDPMSENGKRNLPLSNVGSSAQKDAMKNVTNSSAISNVIEVDGKKNINKRIAVDVKPISPGISSVKLRSTGFDLRSPTNGSGPKSLDAEVSKSPILKPINRGEGSSTGDLAKCGYQVKMKPAPPTAPKPRPWSMATDRKSGEFNLLSDGSSPNTSAGNTPDSGDALDESIDSSLSGPASLPPTLSASSTTSSLSNTSTEKRSVRELAASLNKVQTDKKEGEHLVPAAWRSVLRRSVDQQDVQDGEVKKTVEENSTITKQRRISLLRDSNFNYDNDIVDV, encoded by the exons GTATTTTCACCATGCCGCCTATTTTTATTAACAGCCAAAGTGCCAACGCGG ATCGACTGCCATTTTCACTATTTAGAGATTACGGCCGTGGAGTCGAAAAGAGGAAACCAGTTGAGCTTAACTGTGGGAGACAGAATTTACAGCTTCACAACTATGGGTGGCGGAATCGATACAGCAGAAGTAGACGCTATGATAGAAGCCTTGCACACTGCAATccgcaatatttttccaacggtACCTCTGAA cTACATCATACGAAAAATAGACGTCATACCGACTAGCAGACTCCAAAGTATTAGAAGTAGTGAATTAGCCAGAAGCACGGAAGCTACGAGGCATACAGGACCTTGTGGCGGATTTTCTACACAGTATGCCTGCATGTGTGACTTACATGGGGTTCCGTACAGAGACGAAGTGGCGTGG GATGTTGATACGATATATTTATCCCACGACACACGAGAGCTCAATCTGAGGGACTTTGATCATCTGGAGCAAAAAGATTTGGTGCCAATTATTTCAGCATTAGAATACAATACATGGTTCACTAAGTTAAGAGCCTCCCATATAAAACTAAGTCATGAACATCTGGAAAGATTATTGCACGTCATGCGAAGATCTCTGTCGattcaagaaatttatttagacAATCTAGGATTCAAGTG GGACTTTGCTCACAAATTGTCAATAGCTTTGATATCCAACACCAATACTATGTTACATACAATTGACTTGTCAAATAATATGATAGAAGATAAAG GAGCCTCTAGTTTGTGTGGGATAATTGCCAAATTGATGCAAG GTGCTACACACTTAAGTGGTCTCATGGGTAAACTACCTAAGGGATTACAGAAGCTGAATCTTGCTCATTGCGGTTTGACGGGTAAAGGCATTAATCAAATCGCACATGCCTTGAGTCTGAATAGAAGCATGCCCAGCAGTCTTCAATACTTGAATCTTTCTGGAAACAGTTTGAAAGATGATGTCAAT aactTGTGCAACTTCCTGGCACAACCAAATAGCTTAACTCATTTGGACCTCAGTGGTACGGATACGACCTTAGAATGT ttATTCGGTGCACTGTTGCGAGGCTGCGCAACAAATCTTGTGCATTTAAATGTAGCACGAAATTCCTTTTCGAGCAAAAAGACTAAGGAAATACCGCCAAGCTTTAAGCAGTTTTTCACGGCAACGTTATCATTAAAATACATGAACATTTCATTTTGTAAACTACCCTTAGAAGGACTGAAGAATTTACTGCTTGGCTTGGCTTGTAATGAAAGCACAGTCGAATTGGAGCTGGATATGAGTGGAAATAATTTAGGTTCGATGGGTGCCCATGTCCTCGAATCGTGTATTCATGGTGTGCGATGTATATCGTCATTGGATATCTCGGACAGCA ACATGGATGTCGATTTAGCGCAAGTGATAACGGCagtgagtaaaaataaatccatCAAACAGCTATACATGGGTCGAAATCTAGCTGGCATGAAAACTAAACATATTGCCGTTGTGATGGAAGCACTGGTAACTATGATGCAGGAAGATGATTGCGTATTGCAGGCGTTGCATTTACCAGATTCTAGATTGAAAAGTGATTTATTCAACTTGATTAACGCTTTGGGGAGTAACACATGCCTACATACGCTGGATATCAGTGGTAATCAG atTGGTGACGCTGGTGCTCGTCTTTTAGCAAAGGCATTGCAAATAAACAATCAtttgaagaatattatttatgaTAGGAATAACATAACGATTCAAGGATACAGTGATATTGCATACGCATTAGAAAA CAACTACAGCGTCAGGCATATGCCGTTTCCAATATTCGATGCGCAACCTTGCATGAAAACGTCTGCGGAAAAAACTGAACtgcttatgaaaaaaatccaagattTGTTGCAAAGAAATGTAACGCCGAACAAATACAGTCACGGGCAAGCGTTCCGACTTCAACAGGGATTCTTATTGAGTTCTACGCAACAAATGGTAGATAGACTAGTCGTGCAAACGCAAGACACGATAAAAGCTTTGGCGGCTGAGAGCTGTGATGCCAATAACGATATAAATTACGCTACTGGCTTGATACAGGACGCTGATAATTCGAAACAG CTTTTGCCGAGGTTACATGAGGTTGTTACAAGAAGGGACGATAGTAGTCCCattgaaatcaaattgaaagaaacagCAGACGAGATCCACAGAGTTGTCACTGGATATCTGCAG GATTCCTTGGACAGTATACTGAAGTGTGCCATCGAACAGTGTCCAACGGTTTTGAACCAGACAGTCATCAGAGGCGATGAAAGCGAACCAATTTCTGTCGAATATGACCTGAGAAGCAGTTgtagagagaaaaatcaaattagcACAGATTTCATTTATACTTCCATATTCGAACAAGCTGGGACTGACATCATTAATAAAGTAAA TGAATTAAACTTGGCTGTGGCGGCTCACGTATCAGACAGGATCACCGATGAAGTGATCGAATCGCTATCCCGAAGCTACAAGACACTG ATTGGTGATGCCGGCTGCCGAACCAGAAGTAGCACACCGGACGTGCTAAGATCTAGCGGATCTGTAAGCGCCGGGGTCAGTAGCATGGGAGGAGTTTTGATAAAACCTGCTGGTAGAGCTAGCTTAGACTCTGAAGAAGAAGGTGCTGCTAGTCTCTCGTTCACCGACACCATTAGTCAACAGTCGAGTGACCAATCGCCAATG AAGTTGGAATACCTGAATCTG GCAACTCCACACTTATCCAATAAACGGAAAAGCTTGCACGGTCGAAAACTCAGGCCAAAGTCTGTCGTGGATTCTATAGAAGGCTTGTCGGCTGATGATATACCAGATTTGTTACCGTCACTGCCAAAAAATCAGGCTGAAg TGATATCGGAAAACGAACACTCTTTAACAGAGTCATTGGACTCCGTTTCTGAGCTGCCAAACACAGTGGGACCACAGTTGCAACACTTGGTGAAGTCCAGACCTAGGAGGACCAAAACTAGGGCTCCGACAAGACCGATGTTACGGCCTGATCAACTCGCTGATGGCTTGGCTATAGGCGAAGGGCTCGACACATTCTTCAGACCAACAACACCCACGACACCTCTAGTATCTCCAACAAGTGATGACAG TTCGTTACACACATTTCCAACCGATGGAAGCCCCAACCTTTCCTTAACAAGCCACAAAGGCGTAGCATTTGATGTCAAAGTTGATGGTGATAAGAAGCAAGGCCGAAGTTCTCCCATGCTCAAGACTTTGCTTGAGCCAACGCCAAGATCGAGATCGATCGACAATTTGGAGAAGTTTTCCCCACTGATCGGTCGAAGATCTCAAGGGGATTCGCCGCTGACTGCGTCTCCCCTTGCTCGGCGAAACACGACAGAAAGTGCACAAAGTAGCGAAACAGGTGGGACGAAAAAAGATATTAGTAACGAGAGCATCAAAGACGGCTTGGTCGACGTTTCAAAAAGAAGTACTTTACCAATAGTCAACTCGGGCTGTCCAAAAGATGAAACGAACAGTTTAATACACTCAGGTACAACGGGTAGCTTCAAAGAGGGATTTATGGATAACGTTAAAAGAAGCATCAACAATGTTCTGCATGTTTCAAAAGATCCCATGTCCGAAAAtgggaaaagaaatttaccTTTGAGTAACGTAGGCTCGTCAGCCCAGAAAGACGCGATGAAGAATGTTACAAATTCATCTGCAATATCGAACGTTATCGAAGTcgacggaaagaaaaatatcaacaaaCGAATAGCCGTTGATGTTAAACCAATCAGTCCAGGCATATCTTCGGTGAAATTGCGTTCAACTGGGTTTGACTTGCGGAGTCCGACAAACGGCAGTGGGCCGAAAAGTTTAGACGCTGAAGTATCAAAGTCTCCAATTCTCAAGCCAATAAATAGAGGCGAAGGTTCATCTACTGGCGATCTTGCAAAATGTGGATATCAGGTCAAAATGAAACCAGCTCCACCGACTGCCCCAAAACCGAGACCATGGAGCATGGCGACTGACAGAAAATCAG GAGAATTCAACTTACTAAGCGATGGATCTAGTCCTAATACGTCAGCTGGAAACACACCGGATTCTGGAGATGCACTAGATGAATCAATTGACAGCAGTCTCAGTGGGCCAGCATCTCTTCCACCAACTCTTTCTGCTAGCAGCACGACTAGTTCGTTGAGCAACACGAGTACAGAAAAAAGATCTGTAAGAGAGCTTGCGGCCAGCCTGAATAAAGTACAGACGGACAAAAAAGAAGGTG
- the LOC124415874 gene encoding F-actin-uncapping protein LRRC16A isoform X4, with product MSTRSQLTKDLNESVKSLLGKHVKILLKNVVRLETKQDKQDNRVLVFSPCRLFLLTAKVPTRIDCHFHYLEITAVESKRGNQLSLTVGDRIYSFTTMGGGIDTAEVDAMIEALHTAIRNIFPTVPLNYIIRKIDVIPTSRLQSIRSSELARSTEATRHTGPCGGFSTQYACMCDLHGVPYRDEVAWDVDTIYLSHDTRELNLRDFDHLEQKDLVPIISALEYNTWFTKLRASHIKLSHEHLERLLHVMRRSLSIQEIYLDNLGFKWDFAHKLSIALISNTNTMLHTIDLSNNMIEDKGASSLCGIIAKLMQGATHLSGLMGKLPKGLQKLNLAHCGLTGKGINQIAHALSLNRSMPSSLQYLNLSGNSLKDDVNNLCNFLAQPNSLTHLDLSGTDTTLECLFGALLRGCATNLVHLNVARNSFSSKKTKEIPPSFKQFFTATLSLKYMNISFCKLPLEGLKNLLLGLACNESTVELELDMSGNNLGSMGAHVLESCIHGVRCISSLDISDSNMDVDLAQVITAVSKNKSIKQLYMGRNLAGMKTKHIAVVMEALVTMMQEDDCVLQALHLPDSRLKSDLFNLINALGSNTCLHTLDISGNQIGDAGARLLAKALQINNHLKNIIYDRNNITIQGYSDIAYALENNYSVRHMPFPIFDAQPCMKTSAEKTELLMKKIQDLLQRNVTPNKYSHGQAFRLQQGFLLSSTQQMVDRLVVQTQDTIKALAAESCDANNDINYATGLIQDADNSKQLLPRLHEVVTRRDDSSPIEIKLKETADEIHRVVTGYLQDSLDSILKCAIEQCPTVLNQTVIRGDESEPISVEYDLRSSCREKNQISTDFIYTSIFEQAGTDIINKVNELNLAVAAHVSDRITDEVIESLSRSYKTLIGDAGCRTRSSTPDVLRSSGSVSAGVSSMGGVLIKPAGRASLDSEEEGAASLSFTDTISQQSSDQSPMKLEYLNLATPHLSNKRKSLHGRKLRPKSVVDSIEGLSADDIPDLLPSLPKNQAEVISENEHSLTESLDSVSELPNTVGPQLQHLVKSRPRRTKTRAPTRPMLRPDQLADGLAIGEGLDTFFRPTTPTTPLVSPTSDDSSLHTFPTDGSPNLSLTSHKGVAFDVKVDGDKKQGRSSPMLKTLLEPTPRSRSIDNLEKFSPLIGRRSQGDSPLTASPLARRNTTESAQSSETGGTKKDISNESIKDGLVDVSKRSTLPIVNSGCPKDETNSLIHSGTTGSFKEGFMDNVKRSINNVLHVSKDPMSENGKRNLPLSNVGSSAQKDAMKNVTNSSAISNVIEVDGKKNINKRIAVDVKPISPGISSVKLRSTGFDLRSPTNGSGPKSLDAEVSKSPILKPINRGEGSSTGDLAKCGYQVKMKPAPPTAPKPRPWSMATDRKSGEFNLLSDGSSPNTSAGNTPDSGDALDESIDSSLSGPASLPPTLSASSTTSSLSNTSTEKRSVRELAASLNKVQTDKKEGGRGSEENG from the exons GTATTTTCACCATGCCGCCTATTTTTATTAACAGCCAAAGTGCCAACGCGG ATCGACTGCCATTTTCACTATTTAGAGATTACGGCCGTGGAGTCGAAAAGAGGAAACCAGTTGAGCTTAACTGTGGGAGACAGAATTTACAGCTTCACAACTATGGGTGGCGGAATCGATACAGCAGAAGTAGACGCTATGATAGAAGCCTTGCACACTGCAATccgcaatatttttccaacggtACCTCTGAA cTACATCATACGAAAAATAGACGTCATACCGACTAGCAGACTCCAAAGTATTAGAAGTAGTGAATTAGCCAGAAGCACGGAAGCTACGAGGCATACAGGACCTTGTGGCGGATTTTCTACACAGTATGCCTGCATGTGTGACTTACATGGGGTTCCGTACAGAGACGAAGTGGCGTGG GATGTTGATACGATATATTTATCCCACGACACACGAGAGCTCAATCTGAGGGACTTTGATCATCTGGAGCAAAAAGATTTGGTGCCAATTATTTCAGCATTAGAATACAATACATGGTTCACTAAGTTAAGAGCCTCCCATATAAAACTAAGTCATGAACATCTGGAAAGATTATTGCACGTCATGCGAAGATCTCTGTCGattcaagaaatttatttagacAATCTAGGATTCAAGTG GGACTTTGCTCACAAATTGTCAATAGCTTTGATATCCAACACCAATACTATGTTACATACAATTGACTTGTCAAATAATATGATAGAAGATAAAG GAGCCTCTAGTTTGTGTGGGATAATTGCCAAATTGATGCAAG GTGCTACACACTTAAGTGGTCTCATGGGTAAACTACCTAAGGGATTACAGAAGCTGAATCTTGCTCATTGCGGTTTGACGGGTAAAGGCATTAATCAAATCGCACATGCCTTGAGTCTGAATAGAAGCATGCCCAGCAGTCTTCAATACTTGAATCTTTCTGGAAACAGTTTGAAAGATGATGTCAAT aactTGTGCAACTTCCTGGCACAACCAAATAGCTTAACTCATTTGGACCTCAGTGGTACGGATACGACCTTAGAATGT ttATTCGGTGCACTGTTGCGAGGCTGCGCAACAAATCTTGTGCATTTAAATGTAGCACGAAATTCCTTTTCGAGCAAAAAGACTAAGGAAATACCGCCAAGCTTTAAGCAGTTTTTCACGGCAACGTTATCATTAAAATACATGAACATTTCATTTTGTAAACTACCCTTAGAAGGACTGAAGAATTTACTGCTTGGCTTGGCTTGTAATGAAAGCACAGTCGAATTGGAGCTGGATATGAGTGGAAATAATTTAGGTTCGATGGGTGCCCATGTCCTCGAATCGTGTATTCATGGTGTGCGATGTATATCGTCATTGGATATCTCGGACAGCA ACATGGATGTCGATTTAGCGCAAGTGATAACGGCagtgagtaaaaataaatccatCAAACAGCTATACATGGGTCGAAATCTAGCTGGCATGAAAACTAAACATATTGCCGTTGTGATGGAAGCACTGGTAACTATGATGCAGGAAGATGATTGCGTATTGCAGGCGTTGCATTTACCAGATTCTAGATTGAAAAGTGATTTATTCAACTTGATTAACGCTTTGGGGAGTAACACATGCCTACATACGCTGGATATCAGTGGTAATCAG atTGGTGACGCTGGTGCTCGTCTTTTAGCAAAGGCATTGCAAATAAACAATCAtttgaagaatattatttatgaTAGGAATAACATAACGATTCAAGGATACAGTGATATTGCATACGCATTAGAAAA CAACTACAGCGTCAGGCATATGCCGTTTCCAATATTCGATGCGCAACCTTGCATGAAAACGTCTGCGGAAAAAACTGAACtgcttatgaaaaaaatccaagattTGTTGCAAAGAAATGTAACGCCGAACAAATACAGTCACGGGCAAGCGTTCCGACTTCAACAGGGATTCTTATTGAGTTCTACGCAACAAATGGTAGATAGACTAGTCGTGCAAACGCAAGACACGATAAAAGCTTTGGCGGCTGAGAGCTGTGATGCCAATAACGATATAAATTACGCTACTGGCTTGATACAGGACGCTGATAATTCGAAACAG CTTTTGCCGAGGTTACATGAGGTTGTTACAAGAAGGGACGATAGTAGTCCCattgaaatcaaattgaaagaaacagCAGACGAGATCCACAGAGTTGTCACTGGATATCTGCAG GATTCCTTGGACAGTATACTGAAGTGTGCCATCGAACAGTGTCCAACGGTTTTGAACCAGACAGTCATCAGAGGCGATGAAAGCGAACCAATTTCTGTCGAATATGACCTGAGAAGCAGTTgtagagagaaaaatcaaattagcACAGATTTCATTTATACTTCCATATTCGAACAAGCTGGGACTGACATCATTAATAAAGTAAA TGAATTAAACTTGGCTGTGGCGGCTCACGTATCAGACAGGATCACCGATGAAGTGATCGAATCGCTATCCCGAAGCTACAAGACACTG ATTGGTGATGCCGGCTGCCGAACCAGAAGTAGCACACCGGACGTGCTAAGATCTAGCGGATCTGTAAGCGCCGGGGTCAGTAGCATGGGAGGAGTTTTGATAAAACCTGCTGGTAGAGCTAGCTTAGACTCTGAAGAAGAAGGTGCTGCTAGTCTCTCGTTCACCGACACCATTAGTCAACAGTCGAGTGACCAATCGCCAATG AAGTTGGAATACCTGAATCTG GCAACTCCACACTTATCCAATAAACGGAAAAGCTTGCACGGTCGAAAACTCAGGCCAAAGTCTGTCGTGGATTCTATAGAAGGCTTGTCGGCTGATGATATACCAGATTTGTTACCGTCACTGCCAAAAAATCAGGCTGAAg TGATATCGGAAAACGAACACTCTTTAACAGAGTCATTGGACTCCGTTTCTGAGCTGCCAAACACAGTGGGACCACAGTTGCAACACTTGGTGAAGTCCAGACCTAGGAGGACCAAAACTAGGGCTCCGACAAGACCGATGTTACGGCCTGATCAACTCGCTGATGGCTTGGCTATAGGCGAAGGGCTCGACACATTCTTCAGACCAACAACACCCACGACACCTCTAGTATCTCCAACAAGTGATGACAG TTCGTTACACACATTTCCAACCGATGGAAGCCCCAACCTTTCCTTAACAAGCCACAAAGGCGTAGCATTTGATGTCAAAGTTGATGGTGATAAGAAGCAAGGCCGAAGTTCTCCCATGCTCAAGACTTTGCTTGAGCCAACGCCAAGATCGAGATCGATCGACAATTTGGAGAAGTTTTCCCCACTGATCGGTCGAAGATCTCAAGGGGATTCGCCGCTGACTGCGTCTCCCCTTGCTCGGCGAAACACGACAGAAAGTGCACAAAGTAGCGAAACAGGTGGGACGAAAAAAGATATTAGTAACGAGAGCATCAAAGACGGCTTGGTCGACGTTTCAAAAAGAAGTACTTTACCAATAGTCAACTCGGGCTGTCCAAAAGATGAAACGAACAGTTTAATACACTCAGGTACAACGGGTAGCTTCAAAGAGGGATTTATGGATAACGTTAAAAGAAGCATCAACAATGTTCTGCATGTTTCAAAAGATCCCATGTCCGAAAAtgggaaaagaaatttaccTTTGAGTAACGTAGGCTCGTCAGCCCAGAAAGACGCGATGAAGAATGTTACAAATTCATCTGCAATATCGAACGTTATCGAAGTcgacggaaagaaaaatatcaacaaaCGAATAGCCGTTGATGTTAAACCAATCAGTCCAGGCATATCTTCGGTGAAATTGCGTTCAACTGGGTTTGACTTGCGGAGTCCGACAAACGGCAGTGGGCCGAAAAGTTTAGACGCTGAAGTATCAAAGTCTCCAATTCTCAAGCCAATAAATAGAGGCGAAGGTTCATCTACTGGCGATCTTGCAAAATGTGGATATCAGGTCAAAATGAAACCAGCTCCACCGACTGCCCCAAAACCGAGACCATGGAGCATGGCGACTGACAGAAAATCAG GAGAATTCAACTTACTAAGCGATGGATCTAGTCCTAATACGTCAGCTGGAAACACACCGGATTCTGGAGATGCACTAGATGAATCAATTGACAGCAGTCTCAGTGGGCCAGCATCTCTTCCACCAACTCTTTCTGCTAGCAGCACGACTAGTTCGTTGAGCAACACGAGTACAGAAAAAAGATCTGTAAGAGAGCTTGCGGCCAGCCTGAATAAAGTACAGACGGACAAAAAAGAAGGTG